GTACAAAGTCAACCAAGACGTGCTCAAAAATAAATGGttgttacataattttattcattggcaatttaattttgtatttgtttcatctccaattagtaaataaattgtttagtcTATTCATCATCCTTAgagttcttttaaatttaactagtGTTGTTCCCAAAGCACAAATTAGTTTTCAATAAATGTAAGCATGTagtgaaactttatttattttactaacgttaaattatatgtaaaactttgttaaaataaattaatgttacattGACATCACAACGCATGTAATGCACTTTTGTAACACTTATAAAGTAAGTTaggtcgtttttttttaaataactttgaaataagattgtatttcaaaagaaaatattcttgttttatttacctatACAGTTACCTATTTACTTgtgtaattaataacaatgcTTGAGAAATTTGATTaatgcaacaaaaaataaatatacgaaCTTTATTGCTTCATATCGTATACTAGATGAACTTGTTATGCGTTGTAATGCCAAAATCAGTTCAATcttaataataagaataataattaaatcatactaatattataaatgcgaaagtgaacatggatggatggatgtttgttagaaggtatatccAAAACGTCTAAAGGAATCtctgaaatttgaaataaacgaagaacacatacattaaaagtaaatttatttttttatttggcgcggacggagtctctttttttagatttttttacgaCACAAATCTCTGCCTTCTTAAGAATACCTTGACCTATTTGAATACCTACATAAAATGCTGTCCATTCGTTTAAtattactcatattataaaagcaaaagtttagatggatggacggatgtatGATTTCTATTACATATCTCCCAATCAGCTAATCGAATCTAACATTTGACAAAGATGAAGATAGTCTGGATGGACATAGAGGCTACCTACTATGGTGTGGTAATCCATACTAGTGGGACCTCGATAAGTCGAACTTCATTTAGTCTAAGTAGTAAATTAATCGTTATTCCCTTACGTTCAACCTCGTTCTATCTACAAATTGACATTCCATACAAACACACtttgcattgaaattaaaactaattgtGTAAGAAAGGtttaactgtaattttttcaaatttttcacACTGATAGGTAACGTAATATGAAACTGAAAACATAAATGCAGCAATTAAATCTGTTATTTCATAGATACCTTGGAATGAGATGAGATTAGCGTTGCCAGgtgtccggataaagccggataGGTAGGTTTTTTGATTgcatgtccggccaaaataaacggttttccggcttttgttaggctttttacatttcccaaacgagagtgtacctattaatactgagataaaattctaaattatataGGTGTCCGACTTTTCTACTCAAATGTCcagccaaactggctggtctgtccggctaataggtttggcgacctggcaaccctagtttctcaactaactaaaaatactactaaactaaaaataactttcgTTTTTCTGTATATTATCTCTAATATACAGAAAAAcgaaagttatttttcatCTCAACAATGCGATACAGAATGTAAGACAATACACAAAagataaactaatataaactTGGTGAAAATATGTCCTTAATGAAAGCTTAAAACTTGATATTTTTACTTCGTTctgttattacaaaattaacaattaccAAGTCAACGTTGATCGATTTTGTAGCGATGTtggtacaataataaaataagatttttacgttctttattaaaacaaataacgtTTGACTAACCAACGAAAGCCTATAATTTTCTCAACGCAGTCGTGTCTACGTTCAGTTATTTCAGAAATAAGTAATGATCCCAACGACGACGCCCCTGTAGGTGTCAGCCAATGAAGTGTCTCAGAAAGCTGTTTTAACCCCACAACTGTCGCCCCGCCTTGCCACCGACCGCCTTCATTGCACAACCGCCCCTAAATCAAAGTTGGAGTTCCTAACCTTTGCTCCGGTTGTCGGCCAACTCCTGTTGTCTGTGagtttttttacctttataaataacaaaaaaacttattaaatatacaatgtcGTATTGTGTAGTGTCAACTTCGGCTTCTATAATTTTGTGATTAatctattgtaaaatttaatttacgtttaacatttttttattatattcctaAGTATATAAATTAGGGTCGTAACTAAGCtaaaataattgcaatatgtaaaatttacgcTCGGTGGTCATTATTTCGTTATAAATTTACTtgaattgtaattttcttttgtttgccTTCTCCTCTGTGAAAAGCGTgagtatatttacttttaaaatataactattatatGATTATTTAACACTAGGCGAAGCTTCGCGTTCCTctgaaattattactttttggggaattaattttaagaattttttaatctacactattatattttaatcgcTTGACATAAGAATTGAAATATACTTTTGTGAAAGAACTCAACCAGAATATCTCCATACCTTTGATGCTATTTCCAACAGTGCTTCCCTAACTTGTAGGAAATGTAACACATAACGGTTATCTTGAGTtatggaatttaattaaaaatgtacgaaTTATGATCGTTCCATTTAACTAATACTTTTACAAAGATATCAAACTATTACATGGTAACTTAGTACGCGTCGTAGTAGTAGTCGCGCGGAATCCGAATGGAAATCGCTGAAATCTTTTTCTGTTGTCTGTTGTTTTTTGCGAAAAATTAGTCACAAACAATCAAAAAGTGAGTTCTTGATCATGGAAAGGActtgtttcataatttttaattttattatcatctcAAGTTTAGTTCAGTCAGAAATTATTAAGCGTATttagttgttttaattaaaaaaaaatatctcgcATGATCacaattcaaaacatttctatttttttaagagaataaaagtaatatgttacaaaacGTATTATCAAAATTCCATCGTATCCAtccttagttttttttattattaaattactgcttttttcattccgccattaaaaatcaattttggggaggttttatttatctattgttaCATTATTGTTGTGTTCTtctatctaatattataagtgcgattgtttaggtggatggatggatgtttgtttgaaggtatctccggaacgactgaacggatcttgatgaattaggcacatatgtagaacagtctggaagaacacaggctacttattccgtaaatttgtcttttaattcagcgcggacggagttgcgggtgacagctagtcatacataaaaaaaatctcgttTTAACTCCCTTTCATTAATTCACAAGTTCTTAACTTTTGTGTACAGTTTTTATGTTcaaatatttctgtttaaatacATCAACAATAGGTTATCGATGTTTAATCTGACATACGGTATGTAATATCGCCCTCAAAAGTCAAGCACAAGTTACGCGGGGTAGCGACATTTACCATTAATAGATAATTAGCGTCGGTTGCGGTGGCAAGGCGTTTACAACATACGGCGTAATTGTAGCACAAACACAACGCCCAAACTCCGCCGGCTCACTAATGACCATCGCGTGGCGTATCGGAAAACACAGAGACCGATTTGTTCCGTTTCGGAACGATCGTATCATAGTTTTTCATGATTGTCCACTAAATGATTTATCGATCTATATTTATCGTCAAATGTTATCTTactctaaattattataaatgtcaaagtttggatggatggatgtttgtttggagatatctccggaacaggtgaacggatcttgatgaatttttggcacagatgtggaacatagtctggaagaacacatagactaataatatttttttattccgcgcggacgaagtcacgggaaCAGCTGGTATAATATAAGCTACTGAACAACGCTGTCTATGAGAAAAACAGTAGTTTGAAATGTCTCCTTTTCTAATCTATTCAAAAGTTGTATGATATTTTAACAGAATTAACAACAAAACTGAGTGGTAAATtagcaatatttgatagatacatagaaataaactgaaaacaaattaacaattataataaaataccatTTAAACGAACGAGGTACTTAATTCAAAGCTTTATGTTCACTCTTCAAAGGTTGACCAAcgtatttaaatcaaattcaatataaaattattaaccaattataaataaacatttacataacacaaacattttatttattctattgaataaatgtatatcttaaaaagttataatttatgcTCAATATAGGTACTTATAGTTCAGACAAGTTCGGACATAATTAagggttttataatttaattaaaaagtcaacCACGTTTATAACAGGCAtagtgaaaattaatattaatagataTATATTGAGGTACGTTTGTAACTTGAACAGCCATCAGTTCGCGACGTCAGGTGTATGTTCTCACAGTGCGCGGGGCCAACGCCATTTTCCCTAGTCATTATGATGACAGTTCCTTACGCGACTTCCTTGACATTATCATTGTCACTTCTATCGCATACTAAGGTTTTTTTATCGtgccattttttaatttaaaaaaagttatcttatataaattaatgaaatcatCTGGTTTTATTCTTTgggatatagatagatttgcTTTTctgatttacaaataaaatatagcctgAAAAAGGACTTGCTTATGGTGAATGAATTTCAGATTTATTATGACAAAGGAGCAATATcagcttattttttatcatgcactcgcttttacccgcgactccgtccgcgcggaataaaaaaaaatgtacccaagataaaaagttcctatgttcgtctcctagttctaagctacctccccatcaattttcagctaaatcagttctaccgatcttgagttataaatagtgtaactaacacgactttcttttatatatatatagactagcttttatccgcgactctgtccgcgtggaataaaaaatagaaaacggggtaaaaattatcctatgtccgtttcctggttctaagctacctgcccaccaattttcagtcaaatcgattcagccgttcttgagttataaatagtgtaactaacacgactttcttttatatattactagcttttacccgcgactccgtccgcgcggattaaaaaataggaaacggggtaaaaattatcctatgtccgtttcctggttctaagctacctgcccaccaattttcagtcaaatcgattcagccgttcttgagttataaatagtgtaactaacacgactttcttttatatatatagatatagataagattATGTAGAATTTTTCCTTATTATTTTCGTTAAGTCCCAAACCTTACAggaatcgtttttttttaatttcatttctatgGCGCTATCTTTAAAACGTGTTAAAAATTACGttacacttgtttaaaagGTGATTTGCACACTGGGTGGACTTAACGACAAAAGGCAACGTGTTGCCTACACTAAACCAAGCTTCGATCGACAATCGATTATTAATAGCATCAGAAACATGACGCAGCACAACTCTTTCAAATTCCCCGCAAGTGTCGCGAGGATGTTCACCAAATTGACCCATTGTATTAACATATTCTTATGcgcatatttttaaatttattatgcgAACTTTTGTCGCTAATATTTCGTAGATTCGATTTTGATGATGATGGGTAAGGGGGATTTAAGGGTACGacaaatatttagaataatttatgacttaataaaaatgtaagtaaaatttGATCTCGGAAAATTAAACAACGTGTAATGATAGTGACGTATTTATTAGGATtcaatttgcattttaaaatcgaTAGGCGTGGATATCCGAAAATAAATCTATGTTAAGTTAGCTAACATAAAGAAACATCTTATACGTTTTGCAAAATACATGTCACAAAACGTCTAATACAGATTCTACTTTGTCTGTAGTTTCGACAATCGAAATACTTATATGAAAACGTCTTTcctcttattatttttaagagacAGATATAGAGAGAGATTAGGTACTCTGAGAGAGATTACCCTCTCTCTCTCTTCAAGTTTTAGCCAAGGCTTTCGGTACTGACATTTCACTGCAAAATTTTAGGAAATGTTTTATGTCTTATTTAAGTACTGTGATACTAAGGAGGTGATGGAGAGGAGAGAAAGTAAACCGGAGGTGTTATGCCGCGTGTGTGGGGACAAGGCGTCGGGCAAGCACTACGGTGTGCCCTCCTGCGATGGCTGCAGAGGTTTCTTCAAAAGGAGTATAAGAAGGTAAATATACGAACTTCGAATCTTCGAAGGAGAAATAAAGGGAAATCTTTACCTGCTTAAAAGTGTGTCCTTTCTTCTGTTCAAAGAGATTACTGAATTAAGAAGGAAATGGGACTATAAATTGTTACTAAATGCGATAGTTTTAGGAACTCTTCGCAGTTAGACAAAATTACTCAGTCAGTCTCTCTTTCTAAATACTGATTGATTTAGTTCTATGATACCAATTTAgaagaatataatatatacattagTACATTTGAGTCTGACTGACAATTGCATTTATGACCATTCCATTATGATCTCCTATACCCTAATGGAACGATTTTAACGAGCGAGATTTCAATCGATTTGTATTCTTCCTAGCTGTACTTAGGTAACTTTATTTGCCCATAGGAATCTCGACTACGTATGTAAGGAGGGAGGTCGATGCATAGTGGACGTCAGTCGCAGGAACCAGTGTCAAGCATGCCGCTTCTCTAAATGTTTGCGAGTCAATATGAAGAAAGAAggtaagataaaatttatccTTTTATACATTTCGAATAATAAAACGGCAAAAATATTGCACTATTAATTTACCATCCCAAATGATCTGGAATGAATGCTACATccattttaaatagttaattatcGTTTTTGTATGCGGTCGAGACAAATTAATTGTCCCAAAAATtctaatacatatttgtaagaaCAACTTACTATAAACGTCCGGAAATTGAAGTCTTTTATTCTTCTCTTCATTACCTTATAACTCTTAATTGACCTTCTATAACATTTGTTTCTAATCGGAGTCTTCACAGATATAAACCTTTGTTTCTTTTGGATctcattaatatttctaatgaTAAAAGATACTCATCCTAATCTAAGCAAACGAATTTTTTACATCatagaaaaatcttttaccgaaaaatatcacatttatTACTTCCAATCCAAATCATTGTACCTATAATGTGACAAATGGCGCGTTTTAAATCGATAACTGACGTAGCACTTGTctcaataaagtatttatccAGGCGGCTTCTTCGCAGCATCTCTTTTCCATTAGTCGACATCTCAAGTATTTGCGGTACACAAGTAACTGTAAGTGGCGATTGATAAAAATCGTGGGAGGTTCGCGGTCGATTTTCATCTGTTCGTACCCCTGTAcagtcgaggacgtttatttcctaacCATTTCTATGAAATTTCATTTGACGCTCACTGCAATTAGGTCGATAACTTGTCTTAGCAATTCATACATACTAAATTATAGATAGCTCTTATTACTAGTTACTACGATTGTGACCAtagtattaatacaaattgtcgtctctattttataaaaatagaattaaaggGATGtcaatatgtaatattataagtgcCAGTGCTTTGAAgttttgagtttattgtgaCAGTTTGATATACGATATTCTATTCTAAATGGGAAGTGAAATTAATTCTTTGTACCTAGAAGTGTGAATACTGCACGCGACTGTACAAGCTGGCCTTTCGCACGATATGAAACATATTGTGGTATCGACTACCCCTAAAATCAAACCCTTGGGTTACGCGTGAGGTTATTTCAACAAATGGTTGACTCTCCGTTTAAATAaggaatttaatgttaattgatatttgattgcaaagttaatttgtttgattattgctttgattaatttgataagtaaaataagttaaaataagttaagtaAGTTAACGTTATTCATAAGTAATTTTACGAAGTACATTTGATAAACTAAATTACGATCTAATTAAGAGATTAAGGCATAATGCAGACCTTTGTAGTTTTTACTgtaaatagttattaatataataattcatCCACATTTCGAAAAGTTTCCAGAAAAACAAAACTCAAAGCCTTCAATTCGGcacgaatttttaaaatgtttaaaaatatttcttgtttgTATGCATACTTCTAAATTGTGAGAAGTAAGATGTCACCCGCAATCTGTTTACAATCAGACATCGTCGACAAGATGGGACCACAGATTCTAATATGATAGACATGTTTGTACTTTCGCACTTAGGGGCATATGTCATGACCGGGAAAGCGTCAACGTTCACCCTAAATGTGGTATAATATGACAATTATACTGTTATAGGGTGACCTTTGTagtcaaatgtttaaattatcagCCGCTACTTATTTTAGTTGCTAGCGAAAATTATCaacagtataaaattataaatagtaaccaatttttactataaaatttaatttgataccATTTTTTCAATTTGGTCCCCGTTTTCATGTCGTGTTCTGTGAAGAAGACGACCTTTAAGCCGTACCCTTTACATTGATACCAAACGAGCGCTGCCGGTCGTAAACTTAAATTTGTGACTTAAAAAGACGTCGAatctaataacatttttaacattaaaccCTTTACCCATGGATGGACAATTGTCAATGGAttctaaagttaaaattattccgCTTTTAGTTgattaacatgtttttgtcCACAGCTGTTCAACACGAACGTGCAAGACGTCCCTTTGCCCCACAACAATATTCTCATCAGAAAGGCTACGACTTTACCAGACAAGCGATTTTCCCTCCCCCACCTTTAGCTACATTCCCTCCCATCCATGCATATAACACTATCGATACGCGGACAAATTCATTCTCCGAACATACGTTTCACGACTTCTCAAGATATCCGGAATCTTTACCAAAAGATATCAATCCACTCATGCAAGCTAACTTCAATACACTAAATCCATTTAAACTCCCGATGTTTCCAACTTCCTTACAATATCCACAAGCCGCGTATTTCCcgacaaatattttctatccTCCCATCACTTTGGGGAACTCAGCGCACTTGGAAGAAAGAAGCACCAGTAAGTACTATATGTCAGAACAAGTATTTGTGCTCTCCTAATGGATTTTTATAGCACATTTCGAGTTTAttctaagaaatataaaatatttttaatatacttgttacttttgtatacaaatataatgtttttcacTAATAATTAGAACATGAAACAGAGTTACTTCGTAAAATTCCATCAATCATTCAGgacttatgtttttaaaatttaccatTGTAGTTTTgaaatcataattaaattaataattttcttttgtaacaGAACCCCTTATTAACGATGTAAATACACATAAATTGCGTCAACCCTTCAAGGACGAAGTAGTAAAACCAGATTCCCAGCTAACTGACAAATTGAAAGAAGACGAAGTGTCAAGTTCAGAAGAAGCGTGCAAAGGCAATCTACCCGCTAGAACAAATGAAGATGGTTAGTGGTATAGTTGTGGGTTTCTACTGCCGAAACACTTATgtatatgttaataatatttttttgaaaagaaGAATGAGTTTCGGCGTTGGAAACGCACGCTAACGCTTGTCTATAactaatatcatttttttttgtttttaaatataagtcatGTTGCTAACAAAAGATTGAgccaaactaaaaaaaaataatgtttttcttattgAACTTATCAAATCAAAGGATTTATCCATGTCCATGCAGAATATAgaaatttgattaattataatagctaattaaattttaaattaacaaaagttaaattttgataatcAATACTAacgtattcaattttaatcatattcgggtgtaatataaaatatgcattcgtaatataaattacttgcTTTTGCTGGCAACTTCGTccacacggaattaaaaaagaaatctaaattatttaattttaaaaaataaataaattggtccagtagtttttgtttattcgttatgtacaaaaatataaatctttcctcttaAAAATATCAGTTTAGGGTAAACTAATTTGCTTCAGTTTACGCACTAAATAATTCCTT
This DNA window, taken from Papilio machaon chromosome Z, ilPapMach1.1, whole genome shotgun sequence, encodes the following:
- the LOC106717020 gene encoding photoreceptor-specific nuclear receptor-like: MFYVLFKYCDTKEVMERRESKPEVLCRVCGDKASGKHYGVPSCDGCRGFFKRSIRRNLDYVCKEGGRCIVDVSRRNQCQACRFSKCLRVNMKKEAVQHERARRPFAPQQYSHQKGYDFTRQAIFPPPPLATFPPIHAYNTIDTRTNSFSEHTFHDFSRYPESLPKDINPLMQANFNTLNPFKLPMFPTSLQYPQAAYFPTNIFYPPITLGNSAHLEERSTKPLINDVNTHKLRQPFKDEVVKPDSQLTDKLKEDEVSSSEEACKGNLPARTNEDEIASGSSLGTEETVLRNDCAKRFEHKTLASMATGILDGLYDPTTKLLVLTVKWLHNVPVYLKLNPRDQMQLLYSNWKELFVLTASQYTYYFDEEHFKSLINVKKPHMKELLEKLTSLLNKIVKCRLDNTEYECLKIMLLFRKDTLDYPSSSRIEKFQERALIDFQKHCSLKDSERVGRLMVLLPSICFISTQGILEDLLFPAIDKDEIHVILSRILLYSAI